In one Drosophila pseudoobscura strain MV-25-SWS-2005 chromosome X, UCI_Dpse_MV25, whole genome shotgun sequence genomic region, the following are encoded:
- the drpr gene encoding protein draper isoform X8 gives MLRIILFGWLLAGPALLVHSELTELDGPNICKRRESYPVEVVYTELQSYQERGSNWCLTIPPRCSTYRIKNRVVNKTKTIMKNRIVRDCCDGYVSSGGECVPHCTDHCEHGRCIAPEKCKCDHGYGGPACDIICRCLNNSSCDPDNGNCICSPGWTGVDCNEPCPTGFYGMECKERCPEILHGNKSCDHITGEILCRTGYIGLTCEHPCPAGLYGPGCKLKCNCEHGGECNHVSGQCQCLPGWTGANCNESCPTDTYGQGCAQRCRCLHHKVCRKNDGMCICETGWTGTRCDEVCPEGFYGEHCMNACACPSANFQCHAANGCVCRSGYTGENCDELIASQRIAEASDESGRASVALTIVLLTLFACIIFAVFLYYRRRVSNLKTEIAHVHYTHETGTTWPPSNHNFDNPVYGMQAETRLLQNNARKMNNFDQRSTLSTEYGGDDSNASGRVGSYSINYNHDLLNKNLNADLTNPNVYNDSLKEEHVYDEIKHKEGYKDPVKIYSKILFPEGEYDHLDYSRPSTSQKPHYHRMNDTMLNINHDEEKPNNLKNMTVLLTKPEPPTEPEPQHESFDNTNIDNVSTASPSSSPEFRK, from the exons ATGTTGCGCATAATCCTATTTGGGTGGCTGTTGGCCGGCCCGGCACTCCTGGTCCACTCGGAGCTCACAGAACTAGATGGCCCCAACATATGCAAGAGGCGGGAGAG CTACCCCGTTGAAGTTGTCTACACTGAGCTGCAGTCGTACCAGGAGCGTGGCTCCAACTGGTGCCTCACCATCCCGCCACGCTGCTCCACGTACCGCATCAAGAATCGGGTGGTAAACAAGACCAAGACAATCATGAAGAACCGCATTGTGCGCGACTGTTGCG ATGGCTATGTGTCCAGCGGCGGGGAGTGCGTGCCCCATTGTACGGACCACTGCGAGCACGGCAGATGCATTGCCCCGGAGAAGTGCAAGTGCGACCATGGCTATGGCGGCCCTGCCTGTGATATAA TTTGCAGATGCCTGAACAACTCATCCTGCGACCCGGACAACGGCAACTGCATCTGCTCGCCCGGCTGGACCGGGGTCGACTGCAACGAGCCCTGTCCGACTGGCTTCTATGGGATGGAGTGCAAGGAGCGTTGTCCCGAGATATTGCATG GTAACAAGAGCTGTGACCACATCACGGGCGAGATCCTCTGCCGCACCGGATATATAGGCCTCACCTGCGAGCATCCGTGTCCCGCTGGACTCTATGGCCCCGGCTGCAAGCTCAAGTGCAACTGCGAGCACGGGGGCGAGTGTAACCATGTGAgtggccagtgccagtgcctgccCGGCTGGACGGGGGCCAACTGCAACGAGTCCTGCCCCACAGACACGTACGGCCAGGGATGTGCCCAGCGGTGCCGTTGCCTGCACCACAAGGTCTGTCGCAAGAACGACGGCATGTGCATCTGCGAGACCGGCTGGACCGGCACCCGCTGCGATGAGGTGTGCCCAGAGGGCTTCTACGGCGAGCACTGCATGAACGCCTGCGCGTGTCCGTCGGCCAATTTCCAGTGCCATGCGGCGAACGGGTGTGTCTGCCGCAGCGGCTACACGGGCGAGAACTGCGACGAGCTGATTGCATCCCAGCGCATCGCCGAAGCCAGCGATGAAT CGGGACGGGCGAGCGTTGCACTCACGATAGTGCTACTCACACTCTTCGCCTGCATTATTTTCGCCGTCTTCTTATACTACAGACGCAGGGTGTCCAATTTGAAAACGGAGATCGCCCACGTGCACTACACGCATGAAACAGGAACCACCTGGCCGCCCAGCAACCACAACTTTGATAATCCCGTGTACGGGATGCAGGCAGAGACGCGCCTACTGCAGAACAATGCGCGGAAGATGAACAACTTCGATCAGAGGAGCACGCTGAGCACCGAATACGGAGGCGACGACTCCAATGCCAGTGGCAGAG TGGGAAGCTACTCGATCAACTATAACCACGATCTGCTGAACAAGAACCTGAATGCGGACCTAACGAATCCGAATGTGTACAATGATTCCCTGAAGGAGGAGCATGTCTACGATGAGATCAAGCACAAGGAGGGCTACAAGGATCCCG TAAAAATTTATAGCAAGATTTTGTTTCCGGAGG GGGAATACGATCATCTGGACTACTCGCGACCAAGCACTTCGCAGAAGCCCCACTATCATCGCATGAACGACACCATGCTCAACATCAACCACGATGAGGAGAAACCCAACAATCTGAAGAACATGACCGTGCTGCTGACGAAGCCAGAGCCAcccacagagccagagccgcagCACGAGAGCTTCGACAACACCAACATCGACAATGTGTCGACTGCTTCGCCCAGCTCCAGTCCGGAGTTCCGCAAATAA
- the drpr gene encoding protein draper isoform X4 yields MLRIILFGWLLAGPALLVHSELTELDGPNICKRRESYPVEVVYTELQSYQERGSNWCLTIPPRCSTYRIKNRVVNKTKTIMKNRIVRDCCDGYVSSGGECVPHCTDHCEHGRCIAPEKCKCDHGYGGPACDINCPPGWYGRNCSMQCDCLNNALCEPFSGECECAKGYTGARCADVCPEGRFGASCLEECRCENGGKCHHVSGECSCAPGFTGPLCDMRCPDGKHGAQCQQDCPCQNDGKCEPESGACICNPGWTGDVCANKCPVGSYGPACELSCECYKGAPCHHISGKCECPPGYLGERCFDECPLNTFGLNCTQTCSCENDATCDRATGACICNAGWRGDRCEERICERDKYGPDCNQTCECDMEHTELCHPETGRCQCSIGWSSAQCTRPCTFLRYGLNCEQTCNCKNGAKCSPVNGTCQCAAGFQGPTCEESCPPGTFGQDCALRCDCQNGAKCMPETGQCLCTAGWKNIKCDRPCDLNHFGQDCRNVCDCHNNAACNPQNGTCTCAAGWTGEHCDRKCDAGKFGHECSQKCQCDQHNSLACDATNGRCICKQDWGGVHCETNCRTGYYGENCDKVCRCLNNSSCDPDNGNCICSPGWTGVDCNEPCPTGFYGMECKERCPEILHGNKSCDHITGEILCRTGYIGLTCEHPCPAGLYGPGCKLKCNCEHGGECNHVSGQCQCLPGWTGANCNESCPTDTYGQGCAQRCRCLHHKVCRKNDGMCICETGWTGTRCDEVCPEGFYGEHCMNACACPSANFQCHAANGCVCRSGYTGENCDELIASQRIAEASDESGRASVALTIVLLTLFACIIFAVFLYYRRRVSNLKTEIAHVHYTHETGTTWPPSNHNFDNPVYGMQAETRLLQNNARKMNNFDQRSTLSTEYGGDDSNASGRVGSYSINYNHDLLNKNLNADLTNPNVYNDSLKEEHVYDEIKHKEGYKDPGEYDHLDYSRPSTSQKPHYHRMNDTMLNINHDEEKPNNLKNMTVLLTKPEPPTEPEPQHESFDNTNIDNVSTASPSSSPEFRK; encoded by the exons ATGTTGCGCATAATCCTATTTGGGTGGCTGTTGGCCGGCCCGGCACTCCTGGTCCACTCGGAGCTCACAGAACTAGATGGCCCCAACATATGCAAGAGGCGGGAGAG CTACCCCGTTGAAGTTGTCTACACTGAGCTGCAGTCGTACCAGGAGCGTGGCTCCAACTGGTGCCTCACCATCCCGCCACGCTGCTCCACGTACCGCATCAAGAATCGGGTGGTAAACAAGACCAAGACAATCATGAAGAACCGCATTGTGCGCGACTGTTGCG ATGGCTATGTGTCCAGCGGCGGGGAGTGCGTGCCCCATTGTACGGACCACTGCGAGCACGGCAGATGCATTGCCCCGGAGAAGTGCAAGTGCGACCATGGCTATGGCGGCCCTGCCTGTGATATAA ATTGCCCACCTGGCTGGTACGGAAGGAACTGCTCGATGCAGTGCGACTGCCTGAACAACGCCCTCTGCGAGCCCTTCAGcggggagtgcgagtgcgccAAGGGCTATACGGGCGCCAGGTGCGCCGATGTCTGTCCGGAGGGGCGCTTTGGCGCCAGCTGCTTGGAGGAGTGCCGCTGTGAGAACGGTGGCAAGTGCCATCACGTCTCGGGCGAGTGCTCCTGTGCGCCCGGGTTCACGGGTCCTCT ATGCGATATGCGCTGTCCGGACGGAAAGCACGGGGCACAGTGCCAGCAGGACTGTCCCTGCCAGAACGACGGCAAGTGCGAGCCCGAGAGCGGGGCCTGCATCTGCAATCCGGGCTGGACGGGCGACGTGTGCGCCAACAAGTGTCCCGTGGGCAGCTACGGTCCCGCCTGCGAGCTCTCCTGCGAGTGCTACAAAGGAGCACCCTGCCACCACATCAGCGGAAAGTGCGAGTGCCCGCCGGGCTACCTGGGGGAGCGCTGCTTCGACGAGTGCCCCCTGAACACCTTCGGCCTGAACTGCACCCAGACCTGCAGCTGCGAGAACGACGCAACCTGCGACCGGGCCACCGGCGCCTGCATCTGCAACGCGGGCTGGCGCGGGGATCGCTGCGAGGAGCGGATCTGCGAGAGGGACAAGTACGGGCCGGACTGCAATCAGACGTGCGAGTGCGACATGGAGCACACGGAGCTGTGCCACCCGGAGACGGGACGCTGTCAGTGCAGCATTGGCTGGAGCAGTGCCCAGTGCACGCGCCCCTGCACCTTCCTGCGCTACGGCCTCAACTGCGAGCAGACCTGCAACTGCAAGAACGGGGCCAAGTGCTCCCCCGTCAACGGGACGTGCCAGTGCGCTGCCGGCTTTCAGGGACCAACCTGCGAGGAGAGCTGCCCCCCAGGGACCTTCGGCCAGGACTGTGCCCTGCGCTGCGACTGCCAGAACGGGGCCAAGTGCATGCCGGAGACGGGTCAGTGCCTCTGCACCGCCGGCTGGAAGAACATTAAGTGCGACAGGCCCTGCGACCTGAACCACTTCGGGCAGGACTGTCGCAACGTCTGCGACTGCCACAACAATGCCGCGTGCAATCCCCAGAACGGCACCTGCACCTGTGCCGCTGGCTGGACAGGCGAACACTGCGACCGGAAGTGCGATGCGGGCAAGTTCGGCCACGAGTGCAGTCAGAAGTGCCAGTGCGATCAGCACAACAGCCTGGCCTGTGACGCCACCAACGGGCGCTGCATCTGCAAGCAGGATTGGGGAG GCGTTCATTGCGAGACCAACTGTCGGACCGGTTACTATGGTGAAAATTGTGATAAAGTTTGCAGATGCCTGAACAACTCATCCTGCGACCCGGACAACGGCAACTGCATCTGCTCGCCCGGCTGGACCGGGGTCGACTGCAACGAGCCCTGTCCGACTGGCTTCTATGGGATGGAGTGCAAGGAGCGTTGTCCCGAGATATTGCATG GTAACAAGAGCTGTGACCACATCACGGGCGAGATCCTCTGCCGCACCGGATATATAGGCCTCACCTGCGAGCATCCGTGTCCCGCTGGACTCTATGGCCCCGGCTGCAAGCTCAAGTGCAACTGCGAGCACGGGGGCGAGTGTAACCATGTGAgtggccagtgccagtgcctgccCGGCTGGACGGGGGCCAACTGCAACGAGTCCTGCCCCACAGACACGTACGGCCAGGGATGTGCCCAGCGGTGCCGTTGCCTGCACCACAAGGTCTGTCGCAAGAACGACGGCATGTGCATCTGCGAGACCGGCTGGACCGGCACCCGCTGCGATGAGGTGTGCCCAGAGGGCTTCTACGGCGAGCACTGCATGAACGCCTGCGCGTGTCCGTCGGCCAATTTCCAGTGCCATGCGGCGAACGGGTGTGTCTGCCGCAGCGGCTACACGGGCGAGAACTGCGACGAGCTGATTGCATCCCAGCGCATCGCCGAAGCCAGCGATGAAT CGGGACGGGCGAGCGTTGCACTCACGATAGTGCTACTCACACTCTTCGCCTGCATTATTTTCGCCGTCTTCTTATACTACAGACGCAGGGTGTCCAATTTGAAAACGGAGATCGCCCACGTGCACTACACGCATGAAACAGGAACCACCTGGCCGCCCAGCAACCACAACTTTGATAATCCCGTGTACGGGATGCAGGCAGAGACGCGCCTACTGCAGAACAATGCGCGGAAGATGAACAACTTCGATCAGAGGAGCACGCTGAGCACCGAATACGGAGGCGACGACTCCAATGCCAGTGGCAGAG TGGGAAGCTACTCGATCAACTATAACCACGATCTGCTGAACAAGAACCTGAATGCGGACCTAACGAATCCGAATGTGTACAATGATTCCCTGAAGGAGGAGCATGTCTACGATGAGATCAAGCACAAGGAGGGCTACAAGGATCCCG GGGAATACGATCATCTGGACTACTCGCGACCAAGCACTTCGCAGAAGCCCCACTATCATCGCATGAACGACACCATGCTCAACATCAACCACGATGAGGAGAAACCCAACAATCTGAAGAACATGACCGTGCTGCTGACGAAGCCAGAGCCAcccacagagccagagccgcagCACGAGAGCTTCGACAACACCAACATCGACAATGTGTCGACTGCTTCGCCCAGCTCCAGTCCGGAGTTCCGCAAATAA
- the drpr gene encoding protein draper isoform X7 → MLRIILFGWLLAGPALLVHSELTELDGPNICKRRESYPVEVVYTELQSYQERGSNWCLTIPPRCSTYRIKNRVVNKTKTIMKNRIVRDCCDGYVSSGGECVPHCTDHCEHGRCIAPEKCKCDHGYGGPACDIICRCLNNSSCDPDNGNCICSPGWTGVDCNEPCPTGFYGMECKERCPEILHGNKSCDHITGEILCRTGYIGLTCEHPCPAGLYGPGCKLKCNCEHGGECNHVSGQCQCLPGWTGANCNESCPTDTYGQGCAQRCRCLHHKVCRKNDGMCICETGWTGTRCDEVCPEGFYGEHCMNACACPSANFQCHAANGCVCRSGYTGENCDELIASQRIAEASDESAGRASVALTIVLLTLFACIIFAVFLYYRRRVSNLKTEIAHVHYTHETGTTWPPSNHNFDNPVYGMQAETRLLQNNARKMNNFDQRSTLSTEYGGDDSNASGRVGSYSINYNHDLLNKNLNADLTNPNVYNDSLKEEHVYDEIKHKEGYKDPVKIYSKILFPEGEYDHLDYSRPSTSQKPHYHRMNDTMLNINHDEEKPNNLKNMTVLLTKPEPPTEPEPQHESFDNTNIDNVSTASPSSSPEFRK, encoded by the exons ATGTTGCGCATAATCCTATTTGGGTGGCTGTTGGCCGGCCCGGCACTCCTGGTCCACTCGGAGCTCACAGAACTAGATGGCCCCAACATATGCAAGAGGCGGGAGAG CTACCCCGTTGAAGTTGTCTACACTGAGCTGCAGTCGTACCAGGAGCGTGGCTCCAACTGGTGCCTCACCATCCCGCCACGCTGCTCCACGTACCGCATCAAGAATCGGGTGGTAAACAAGACCAAGACAATCATGAAGAACCGCATTGTGCGCGACTGTTGCG ATGGCTATGTGTCCAGCGGCGGGGAGTGCGTGCCCCATTGTACGGACCACTGCGAGCACGGCAGATGCATTGCCCCGGAGAAGTGCAAGTGCGACCATGGCTATGGCGGCCCTGCCTGTGATATAA TTTGCAGATGCCTGAACAACTCATCCTGCGACCCGGACAACGGCAACTGCATCTGCTCGCCCGGCTGGACCGGGGTCGACTGCAACGAGCCCTGTCCGACTGGCTTCTATGGGATGGAGTGCAAGGAGCGTTGTCCCGAGATATTGCATG GTAACAAGAGCTGTGACCACATCACGGGCGAGATCCTCTGCCGCACCGGATATATAGGCCTCACCTGCGAGCATCCGTGTCCCGCTGGACTCTATGGCCCCGGCTGCAAGCTCAAGTGCAACTGCGAGCACGGGGGCGAGTGTAACCATGTGAgtggccagtgccagtgcctgccCGGCTGGACGGGGGCCAACTGCAACGAGTCCTGCCCCACAGACACGTACGGCCAGGGATGTGCCCAGCGGTGCCGTTGCCTGCACCACAAGGTCTGTCGCAAGAACGACGGCATGTGCATCTGCGAGACCGGCTGGACCGGCACCCGCTGCGATGAGGTGTGCCCAGAGGGCTTCTACGGCGAGCACTGCATGAACGCCTGCGCGTGTCCGTCGGCCAATTTCCAGTGCCATGCGGCGAACGGGTGTGTCTGCCGCAGCGGCTACACGGGCGAGAACTGCGACGAGCTGATTGCATCCCAGCGCATCGCCGAAGCCAGCGATGAAT CAGCGGGACGGGCGAGCGTTGCACTCACGATAGTGCTACTCACACTCTTCGCCTGCATTATTTTCGCCGTCTTCTTATACTACAGACGCAGGGTGTCCAATTTGAAAACGGAGATCGCCCACGTGCACTACACGCATGAAACAGGAACCACCTGGCCGCCCAGCAACCACAACTTTGATAATCCCGTGTACGGGATGCAGGCAGAGACGCGCCTACTGCAGAACAATGCGCGGAAGATGAACAACTTCGATCAGAGGAGCACGCTGAGCACCGAATACGGAGGCGACGACTCCAATGCCAGTGGCAGAG TGGGAAGCTACTCGATCAACTATAACCACGATCTGCTGAACAAGAACCTGAATGCGGACCTAACGAATCCGAATGTGTACAATGATTCCCTGAAGGAGGAGCATGTCTACGATGAGATCAAGCACAAGGAGGGCTACAAGGATCCCG TAAAAATTTATAGCAAGATTTTGTTTCCGGAGG GGGAATACGATCATCTGGACTACTCGCGACCAAGCACTTCGCAGAAGCCCCACTATCATCGCATGAACGACACCATGCTCAACATCAACCACGATGAGGAGAAACCCAACAATCTGAAGAACATGACCGTGCTGCTGACGAAGCCAGAGCCAcccacagagccagagccgcagCACGAGAGCTTCGACAACACCAACATCGACAATGTGTCGACTGCTTCGCCCAGCTCCAGTCCGGAGTTCCGCAAATAA
- the drpr gene encoding protein draper isoform X3 — MLRIILFGWLLAGPALLVHSELTELDGPNICKRRESYPVEVVYTELQSYQERGSNWCLTIPPRCSTYRIKNRVVNKTKTIMKNRIVRDCCDGYVSSGGECVPHCTDHCEHGRCIAPEKCKCDHGYGGPACDINCPPGWYGRNCSMQCDCLNNALCEPFSGECECAKGYTGARCADVCPEGRFGASCLEECRCENGGKCHHVSGECSCAPGFTGPLCDMRCPDGKHGAQCQQDCPCQNDGKCEPESGACICNPGWTGDVCANKCPVGSYGPACELSCECYKGAPCHHISGKCECPPGYLGERCFDECPLNTFGLNCTQTCSCENDATCDRATGACICNAGWRGDRCEERICERDKYGPDCNQTCECDMEHTELCHPETGRCQCSIGWSSAQCTRPCTFLRYGLNCEQTCNCKNGAKCSPVNGTCQCAAGFQGPTCEESCPPGTFGQDCALRCDCQNGAKCMPETGQCLCTAGWKNIKCDRPCDLNHFGQDCRNVCDCHNNAACNPQNGTCTCAAGWTGEHCDRKCDAGKFGHECSQKCQCDQHNSLACDATNGRCICKQDWGGVHCETNCRTGYYGENCDKVCRCLNNSSCDPDNGNCICSPGWTGVDCNEPCPTGFYGMECKERCPEILHGNKSCDHITGEILCRTGYIGLTCEHPCPAGLYGPGCKLKCNCEHGGECNHVSGQCQCLPGWTGANCNESCPTDTYGQGCAQRCRCLHHKVCRKNDGMCICETGWTGTRCDEVCPEGFYGEHCMNACACPSANFQCHAANGCVCRSGYTGENCDELIASQRIAEASDESAGRASVALTIVLLTLFACIIFAVFLYYRRRVSNLKTEIAHVHYTHETGTTWPPSNHNFDNPVYGMQAETRLLQNNARKMNNFDQRSTLSTEYGGDDSNASGRVGSYSINYNHDLLNKNLNADLTNPNVYNDSLKEEHVYDEIKHKEGYKDPGEYDHLDYSRPSTSQKPHYHRMNDTMLNINHDEEKPNNLKNMTVLLTKPEPPTEPEPQHESFDNTNIDNVSTASPSSSPEFRK; from the exons ATGTTGCGCATAATCCTATTTGGGTGGCTGTTGGCCGGCCCGGCACTCCTGGTCCACTCGGAGCTCACAGAACTAGATGGCCCCAACATATGCAAGAGGCGGGAGAG CTACCCCGTTGAAGTTGTCTACACTGAGCTGCAGTCGTACCAGGAGCGTGGCTCCAACTGGTGCCTCACCATCCCGCCACGCTGCTCCACGTACCGCATCAAGAATCGGGTGGTAAACAAGACCAAGACAATCATGAAGAACCGCATTGTGCGCGACTGTTGCG ATGGCTATGTGTCCAGCGGCGGGGAGTGCGTGCCCCATTGTACGGACCACTGCGAGCACGGCAGATGCATTGCCCCGGAGAAGTGCAAGTGCGACCATGGCTATGGCGGCCCTGCCTGTGATATAA ATTGCCCACCTGGCTGGTACGGAAGGAACTGCTCGATGCAGTGCGACTGCCTGAACAACGCCCTCTGCGAGCCCTTCAGcggggagtgcgagtgcgccAAGGGCTATACGGGCGCCAGGTGCGCCGATGTCTGTCCGGAGGGGCGCTTTGGCGCCAGCTGCTTGGAGGAGTGCCGCTGTGAGAACGGTGGCAAGTGCCATCACGTCTCGGGCGAGTGCTCCTGTGCGCCCGGGTTCACGGGTCCTCT ATGCGATATGCGCTGTCCGGACGGAAAGCACGGGGCACAGTGCCAGCAGGACTGTCCCTGCCAGAACGACGGCAAGTGCGAGCCCGAGAGCGGGGCCTGCATCTGCAATCCGGGCTGGACGGGCGACGTGTGCGCCAACAAGTGTCCCGTGGGCAGCTACGGTCCCGCCTGCGAGCTCTCCTGCGAGTGCTACAAAGGAGCACCCTGCCACCACATCAGCGGAAAGTGCGAGTGCCCGCCGGGCTACCTGGGGGAGCGCTGCTTCGACGAGTGCCCCCTGAACACCTTCGGCCTGAACTGCACCCAGACCTGCAGCTGCGAGAACGACGCAACCTGCGACCGGGCCACCGGCGCCTGCATCTGCAACGCGGGCTGGCGCGGGGATCGCTGCGAGGAGCGGATCTGCGAGAGGGACAAGTACGGGCCGGACTGCAATCAGACGTGCGAGTGCGACATGGAGCACACGGAGCTGTGCCACCCGGAGACGGGACGCTGTCAGTGCAGCATTGGCTGGAGCAGTGCCCAGTGCACGCGCCCCTGCACCTTCCTGCGCTACGGCCTCAACTGCGAGCAGACCTGCAACTGCAAGAACGGGGCCAAGTGCTCCCCCGTCAACGGGACGTGCCAGTGCGCTGCCGGCTTTCAGGGACCAACCTGCGAGGAGAGCTGCCCCCCAGGGACCTTCGGCCAGGACTGTGCCCTGCGCTGCGACTGCCAGAACGGGGCCAAGTGCATGCCGGAGACGGGTCAGTGCCTCTGCACCGCCGGCTGGAAGAACATTAAGTGCGACAGGCCCTGCGACCTGAACCACTTCGGGCAGGACTGTCGCAACGTCTGCGACTGCCACAACAATGCCGCGTGCAATCCCCAGAACGGCACCTGCACCTGTGCCGCTGGCTGGACAGGCGAACACTGCGACCGGAAGTGCGATGCGGGCAAGTTCGGCCACGAGTGCAGTCAGAAGTGCCAGTGCGATCAGCACAACAGCCTGGCCTGTGACGCCACCAACGGGCGCTGCATCTGCAAGCAGGATTGGGGAG GCGTTCATTGCGAGACCAACTGTCGGACCGGTTACTATGGTGAAAATTGTGATAAAGTTTGCAGATGCCTGAACAACTCATCCTGCGACCCGGACAACGGCAACTGCATCTGCTCGCCCGGCTGGACCGGGGTCGACTGCAACGAGCCCTGTCCGACTGGCTTCTATGGGATGGAGTGCAAGGAGCGTTGTCCCGAGATATTGCATG GTAACAAGAGCTGTGACCACATCACGGGCGAGATCCTCTGCCGCACCGGATATATAGGCCTCACCTGCGAGCATCCGTGTCCCGCTGGACTCTATGGCCCCGGCTGCAAGCTCAAGTGCAACTGCGAGCACGGGGGCGAGTGTAACCATGTGAgtggccagtgccagtgcctgccCGGCTGGACGGGGGCCAACTGCAACGAGTCCTGCCCCACAGACACGTACGGCCAGGGATGTGCCCAGCGGTGCCGTTGCCTGCACCACAAGGTCTGTCGCAAGAACGACGGCATGTGCATCTGCGAGACCGGCTGGACCGGCACCCGCTGCGATGAGGTGTGCCCAGAGGGCTTCTACGGCGAGCACTGCATGAACGCCTGCGCGTGTCCGTCGGCCAATTTCCAGTGCCATGCGGCGAACGGGTGTGTCTGCCGCAGCGGCTACACGGGCGAGAACTGCGACGAGCTGATTGCATCCCAGCGCATCGCCGAAGCCAGCGATGAAT CAGCGGGACGGGCGAGCGTTGCACTCACGATAGTGCTACTCACACTCTTCGCCTGCATTATTTTCGCCGTCTTCTTATACTACAGACGCAGGGTGTCCAATTTGAAAACGGAGATCGCCCACGTGCACTACACGCATGAAACAGGAACCACCTGGCCGCCCAGCAACCACAACTTTGATAATCCCGTGTACGGGATGCAGGCAGAGACGCGCCTACTGCAGAACAATGCGCGGAAGATGAACAACTTCGATCAGAGGAGCACGCTGAGCACCGAATACGGAGGCGACGACTCCAATGCCAGTGGCAGAG TGGGAAGCTACTCGATCAACTATAACCACGATCTGCTGAACAAGAACCTGAATGCGGACCTAACGAATCCGAATGTGTACAATGATTCCCTGAAGGAGGAGCATGTCTACGATGAGATCAAGCACAAGGAGGGCTACAAGGATCCCG GGGAATACGATCATCTGGACTACTCGCGACCAAGCACTTCGCAGAAGCCCCACTATCATCGCATGAACGACACCATGCTCAACATCAACCACGATGAGGAGAAACCCAACAATCTGAAGAACATGACCGTGCTGCTGACGAAGCCAGAGCCAcccacagagccagagccgcagCACGAGAGCTTCGACAACACCAACATCGACAATGTGTCGACTGCTTCGCCCAGCTCCAGTCCGGAGTTCCGCAAATAA